A region from the Triticum aestivum cultivar Chinese Spring chromosome 3D, IWGSC CS RefSeq v2.1, whole genome shotgun sequence genome encodes:
- the LOC123080314 gene encoding translation initiation factor IF-2 codes for MDVVVGLPSSPPDSGRSSPSPTASPEFEFWMVGKNPGSFPSPALLTADELFSGGIVLPLHTLQAPPACPDADQDQDAGEDAEADADADDVNESAEPPEEEGEPATQAQPLAEACAVPTPDLPAVTFKWKDIFKATGESKERAKKAERRVSSVSGNAELININIWPFSRSRSAGHSTSGAGAGASSKAKATSPSTGNASAAAASAPAAPTATAAGRKVSSAPCSRSNSRGEASGSGVPAVAIAAAAEKAAAQAPATSMLRRWVPGGQGRAGLSANGIRLGRASPVWQLRRNKLQQQQAAAEQKQSSNATATASGKSKAVPEQDDAATSQGQADGGEADKATASAAADAAPATVSAPAAACRNNAEVAGEECVPPQGLFGLRTFFSKKVY; via the coding sequence CGACCGCGTCGCCCGAGTTCGAGTTCTGGATGGTGGGCAAGAACCCGGGCTCCTTCCCCTCCCCCGCCCTGCTCACCGCCGACGAGCTCTTCTCCGGCGGCATTGTGCTCCCGCTCCACACCCTCCAGGCCCCTCctgcctgccccgacgccgaccaAGACCAAGACGCCGGGGAAGACGCTgaggccgatgccgacgccgacgacGTCAACGAGTCCGCCGAGCCGCCGGAGGAAGAAGGGGAGCCTGCCACGCAGGCGCAGCCGCTCGCGGAGGCCTGCGCCGTCCCGACGCCGGACCTCCCCGCGGTCACCTTCAAGTGGAAGGACATCTTCAAGGCCACCGGCGAGTCCAAGGAGCGCGCCAAGAAGGCGGAGCGCCGCGTCAGCAGCGTCAGCGGCAACGCCGAGCTCATCAACATCAACATATGGCCCTTCTCCCGGAGCCGCTCCGCTGGCCACTCTacctccggcgccggcgccggcgctagcAGCAAGGCCAAGGCGACCAGTCCCAGCACCGGCAACGCCAGTGCAGCTGCGGCCAGCGCACCGGCGGCTCCTACCGCGACGGCGGCCGGGCGCAAGGTGAGCAGCGCGCCGTGCTCCCGGAGCAACTCACGCGGCGAGGCCTCCGGGTCGGGGGTGCCGGCCGTCGCCATCGCGGCGGCAGCTGAAAAGGCCGCTGCCCAAGCGCCCGCCACGTCCATGCTGAGGCGGTGGGTTCCCGGCGGCCAGGGCAGAGCAGGCCTGAGCGCGAACGGCATCCGCCTGGGCAGGGCCAGCCCCGTCTGGCAGCTGAGGCGCAACAAGCTACAGCAGCAGCAAGCCGCCGCGGAGCAGAAGCAGAGCAGcaacgccaccgccaccgccagcgGCAAGAGCAAGGCCGTCCCCGAACAAGACGACGCCGCGACGAGCCAAGGCCAAGCGGACGGCGGCGAAGCAGACAAGGCGACGGCGTCCGCTGCTGCAGATGCAGCGCCGGCGACCGTGAGCGCGCCAGCCGCCGCGTGCCGGAACAACGCGGAAGTCGCCGGCGAGGAGTGCGTGCCGCCGCAGGGGCTGTTCGGCCTCCGCACCTTCTTCTCCAAGAAGGTGTACTGA